The genomic window ATGATGAGCTTCTGAAACTGTACTCACTGTATTCTGATAAGGTCACTGAATCAGTTACTAGAAATTTGTCTGACGATCATTTTGAAGCTGAATACAATAATCCACATGTCTCTGGTGGTTCTTCTTCCGCTGCTATTCCCTCGCCTGATGACACTGCACCTCCACAGACTAGTTCCAGTATTCCGTCAGTCTTCCTGGATGATGTACAACATACAACACATATTGCTGATAATGATGCACAGCCGTTTTCTCAGACAGCACCTGCTGTAAATGATACATGTTCTGCTGATAAGGATATTGATTCAGCACTGTCTCATGCTTCTTCTTCTGCTGTACCTGCGTTTGGTACAGAATTTGTTACTCGTTCTCCCACAGAAAATGCAGATAGTCGAGATCATCATAATATAGTTGCAGACGAGGAACTTGGCCGGGGTAAACGTACAAAATTTGAGAACGTCAGGCATAAGGATTTTTTTCACTGGAAGGGTGTTTCAAAACAGTCTGACACAACCTTGGTTTCCCCTGCAGCTTCACATGTACCAGTCAAGTCCTCAGGTACTCCTTATCCTATAACTCATTTTGTGAATTGTGATGCATTTTCTACTGCACATCGTTTTTTTGTTGCATCTATTTCAAATGATgttgaacccaaatcatttaAAGAGGCAATGGCTGATCCACGATGGCGTCAGGCAATGCAGGCTGAAATTGCTGCACTAATCTCCAATGGTACatggacaattgaagatttgcctGCCAACAAGTCTGCAATTGGTTGTATGTGGGTTTTTCGCATTAAGCGAAAATCTGATGGCTCAGTTGAGCGCTACAAAGccagattagttgtttttggaaatcatcaacaaGAAGGAATTAATTTCACTGAAACTTTCTCTCCCACAGTAAAAATGGTTACTGTACGAACTCTTCTTGCGGTTGCTGCAATAAACAACTGGGAGTTAGTTCATATGGATGTACACAATGCGTTTCTTCATGGGGATTTAAATGAAGAAGTCTATATGCGACTTCCTCCTGGTTTCAGTAATGGATTATCTGGCAAAGTCTGTAGACTTCGTAAGTCTTTGTATGGTTTACGCCAGGCTCCCCGGTGTTGGTATGCTAAGCTAGCAACTGCTTTGCGTACATATGGTTTTTCTACCAGTGCTTCTGATCACTCGTTATTTCTTTATCGACATGGAAAtattatcatgtatattcttgtgtatgtggatgatcttgTTATTGCTGGTAACAACACAGCTGCTATTTGCGAATTTCAGGAATATCTAGGCAGATGTTTTCATATGAAGAATTTGgggaaattaaaatattttcttggcattgagGTAGCTAGAAGTTCCAAAGGAATTTTCCTTTGTCAGCGCAAATATGCTCTAGATATCTTGACAGAAACAGGCCTTCTCGgttcaaaaccagctaatattcccatggaagaaAATCATCGGCTGGCTCTTGCATCAGACTCACCTATGCCTGATCCTGCTCGTTATAGAAGGTTGGtggggagactgatttatctcaATCTTACACGTCCGGATCTGTGTTACTCTGTTCATATTCTTTCCCAGTTTCTGCAACATCCAACTCAATCACATTGGGATGCTGCACTTCGAGTTGTGCGCTATTTGAAATCTAGCCCGGGGCAAGGTATTTTACTTCGTGCTGATTCCAAGTTAGTTCTTGACGCTTAttgtgatgcagattgggctagATGTACACTTAGTCGACGTTCACTCACGGCTCACTTTATCTTTCTCGGGGGTTCTCCTATATCTTGGAAAACGAAGAAACAGACCACAGTTTCTCGTTCCTCAGCAgaagcagaatatcgtgcttTGGCTTCCACAACTTGTGAAATTATATGGTTAAAAGGATTATTACGGAATTTTGGTATAGGACATACAAAACCAGTTTCGATTCATTGTGATAGTCAAGCTGCGTTACATATTGCTAATAATCCTGTCTTTCATGAAAGAACGAAGCATATCGAGATTGACTGTCACTTTGTGCGTGACGAAATACTTCGAGGTACTATCCGTCCATCTTATATTCATACTACCTCTCAACTAGCTGATATTCTGACTAAAGCCTTGGGTCGTCAGcagtttcaaaatcttcttctcaagatgggcatttcgactcttcatgctccaacttggggggggggggggggggggggggggggggggggggggggggtattgggtatattcttgtatatttgtatatattcacTTACTTGTTTTGAGaagatattcacctcttttagaaTATCTTTTAGAATATTTTTGTAACCCTAACTCCTTTATGTAGGAGTCATTGTTATCAATGATGAGACATGAATTATTCTTCTCGTCTTGTTTTGAGTTATCTTGTCTTGTCTTAGGTTATAGAAACCTTAACCTAGTGGAGCGAAAACTTGCTTGAAATCTGAACCTTTGGGAAAATTGTTGAAATTGGTCTTGAGAATGTATTCAATGTTTTGGTGGTGACAAGTGACAAAGTATTTGAGATTTGAGAAGATAGGTCCGTCAATGAAGAATGAACCTCTGCCGAGTGAAGTAAATACCTCAGTAAACCATTCAGGTATGCGGTTGGAGTTCATTACAAGTGATGGAAGGGATCCAAGGAAAAGCCAGTAATCAATGGCTTGACTAGTTTTCTTAAGAAACAAACCCATTGAGATGAAGCAGATAAAGAGCATAAAGAAAGCAGGGATATAAGAATTGGGTAAGCTATCCATTTTTTTCTGTCTAAAATGTTAAGATGAATGTATCGCCTTGAGGTGTAGTTTATAGGTCTGAAAGAGCAAAATGCGCATCTATTGCATTAATAGGCATGACCACAAAATCTTGGTGAAATCAATTGGAGTTCCCACATGTATGCTGCTGCACATTACAGAAGGATATGTTTGAATGATTGCTCCAATAATGTACAGAGATGCAAACCTACTCAGAGTAAATACCCTGGTAGGCCAGATCGACTTTGTCTTATTAAACCGAAATAGACTTGacacttctttttctttctcatcTTTATTTGCTTCATGCTTTTTTTGTATACTGATGGATGATATAACCAACCATATCAGATGATTCAAGAGCTGTTTAAGGTTGATGGCCCCCTTTTAAATCGAACTGTTTTACGTGCACAGCTCTTTCTAATTATAGGGACACCCTTCTTGTATGACGGTGCGCATATCCTGACGAAAATATCCTTCCTCTCTTAAAGGTAAGGTAAAGAATGGATTCAAGAGCTATTAGTGGTGTATCACATCAAAGTTCCACTTTGCCATCCATGTTTCAGAAGGTACGTCTAAACACTGCATTGGCCTTGTGAACCtggcaattttcttgcaaaaggtGAATAAGGAGTAGTACATGTAGATACTCGTGTGAGAAGAATTAACGGTTGTGTTGTTGAGGACCTTCTCGAACATTTTGAAGTATCAGGAAGAACAATTATAAGGGCATTTTACTCTTTCTATTCGGGAGAACAATTGTTTTCACATTACTTCGAGACAGTCACAGACCCTCCTTTATAGGGCTACATTACTCCCATAATGGTGCGGTGAACCCAAGCTAGATCTACTACTGGTGGCGCAACACACGAGTTAAACAACTCCATTGGCCCTGGTGTCACGCCACACTTCTGTGTGCTAGTCCAATGGTGCAAGACTCTAACAAGATGCACACTAGGATAACAAATGTTCTAAGTTCGGTATGCAAGTAAATGTCCAAGGTTTTCAGTTTGGACTGAATTTTGTGATTCCAAACAATCATATGCACGGGGAAGATCAAGTTCGGTATGCAACACATTTATTATCATCAGATTCACCATCATAATCTAGATGAATCTTCTATCTTATCTTATAGAATATTGATATGACTGGGAAAGTTGAACAAGAATAGAAATATGCTAGTCCTTGTATCTGTATCACTTTTAGGGGCCAAAACTGAGCATCCATAGTTTTAGGAACACCGAAATACTTTTAGGATTGCCAACTGACAGTTGTTTAGGTTCCAAGTTCCAACCTAGATACAGAACAATATCCAACTTTTAGTCAACCAATAGTTGACAAGCCTTGAAAGATTAACCCCAGGAAATGAACAGTTCGACTTCTCTGTGTTATGAATCCATCACGTTCTAGTCATATCTACACCAAGTAAATTCGGAAAATGCTGCAATTGACTGCCCAGAATGAAACCTATAGCTTTAGGTCTGAACCTAGATTTAAATGTATGCATAACTTTTGATCAACCAATCCTTGACGAGACTCACAAGAATGACCCCAGGAAATAAGCTGTTCTACTTCTATTATGCACTAATATGCAAGGGGTTATGGATCATCATGTTCTAGTCATATTTACACAAGTACAGATTAAACACAAGCTATCAAGATATGATGCGCCAACGAGAAATATTTGGAGAACAAGAGATGACATGCTTTAAATATCAAGTACTTCCAAGTTCCAACAGTTAATGTCATACATTTAATCAAAATTCAGTCACTCCTCAATCACACACATCCAATTAACAATCACACGTCgatccggaaaaaaaaaaaacaaagtcatCCATAACAAAAGAAATTATATTTATTTGAAGGGTTCTAATCTTAAACAGGGCCCTGCAAACCAATGAAGAGCTCTTTTGAAAAATCTTTTGAGTGGTTCTGCAAGCTGGTTCTATAAGAGAGTGTCCGAAAACTTTAACGGATAGATGGAAttcttgttcatgagtatgaccTTAAGCTCCAGATGTCGACTACATATTTGTTGGTGTTCTTACAGCTAGAACCTAAAAGTTCTTAAAAAGTTATAATAGCTAGCATACTTCTTATTATATTTGATTCAACGTAATGTTTTAGCATACTTGCTAAATTCTCAAAGAGAACAAATGCAGACTTGATAAAGAGTTTTTGTAACATCAGCAACAAAATAAATAACTAAAGCAGGCTGCCAAATCCAATTCACTCTAAATGAATTCATATGCATGCATAAGTAGAAAGGGATTGAAATTGTATTCGACCACAAGAAGAAACGTACATGAATAATCGACAAATGCAGATCAAGAATCAGCCTGCTTCCTCGTGGAAAGACAAACATgcatagactaaaaggtatgaTTAAGACAAAAGACTGAATGACTTACGTTAACGGAAAATGCAGAGAAAAAAATCTTCCTCCTAATTACTCGGTTGTGATTGCATCAGCTTTAGCATTAGAAGATAGACAACTAGATGGAGATGGTTAGATGGATAactagggatggtcatggggcgggtatggggcgggatCTTGTAccccagtcactgccccgttcaaaaaaaaaacccacatCCTTCCCATTACCCGCTTGATTTGGGACGGGACGGGTATGGGAAATATCCGTACGGGACGGGTATTTTACGGGTTACCcataacattaagctcaaatatgatgagttaatttaataatcaatacctaagttcaaccaataataataataataatttaaaatttcaaactcataaattcatcgtaaaacaagcaaagaaaaacaaattggtctataaacgagcatcattcattttagttcttaattatttcttatcaagtatcttCCTCCATGTTGATCACCTCATCGTCTGCTTCAGTTTCTTCTCAAAATGTTTCACCATCGAATTTTGATCTACCCAGCCAAAATAAGAAAGTGTATCATATAACCATAATGATgtattaaatgtaaaaaaaaaacatttcaataaaaagagaatttcatTACCATTCAGCATATCCCATAGCCAGTCTTGAGCACACATCAAAGCTTCCAACGTTTTTGGATGAAGTCTATCACGTTGGACACTCACAAATCTACCTCCGGTACTAAAAGCTGATTCGGAAGCTACCGTTGAAACTGGAATCGCTAAAATATCTCTAGCCATACACTGCAAGACTGGATATTTAATACCATTTTTCTTCCACCATGCTAGTATGTCAAAATTACCAATCCTAGGTAAAAGATCTTCTTCTAAGTAATTGGTTAATTCTGACTTAACAGTACTAGTAGGAGCAGTATTAGAGACAAACATATCAAACTTTTCCAAAGGATCTACGTCATCGTTAAAACCATGCATCTCTGAAGTGAAAGACAAATCATTTTGGCTAACAGATGTTTCAGCAAATTTTACTTTCAGTTCATACTCCGTCGCCAAATCAACGCATAAATCGCGTACTCGATCAATTTCGATTTTTGAAAAAGCTTGACCATAAATTTCTGGAAAATAAAACTCAATCAATTTCATCTTAAACCTTGGATCTAACATAATTGCTACGGCCATTACTCCATTGATCACAAACCAATACTCTTCAAACTTCTCTATCATTTCATATGCCATTTCCTTAATCACACCAACTTTAGATTTTTTCCACACATTTAATGGCAATCTAATATCacaaaaacttggaaagaaaaggtTGGTGGTAGGATATTTTACTCCGGAAAACTTCTCTGTGAAGGTATAAAATATCTTAAGTTTGTCGCACATTTCCTTTGCCAACAACCAATCTTCATCATCTAGCAAACAATCATACTGTGGCTCACGTTTCTTTAGTCGAGCAAAAACCTTCTGATACTTAATAGCAGTATTAAGAATCAGGTATGTTGAGTTCCATCTTGTCTCACAATCAAGAACTAACTTATTTATACTCGAAATATTTAGTTGACGGGCGGCCTCTTCAAATTTCTCAACTCGTTTTGGTGTTGCTTTCCAATAAGCAACACTATTACAAATTAATTAGATTGCTCCTTTGATCCCCTCTAATCCTTTCTTGACTATAAGAGCTAATATGTGTGCACAACAACGCATATAAAAAATATCTCCACCCGACAGTAAGTTACTTGATAATTTTTCTAGGAGAAGTTTGATCATAAGATCATTAGTGGAACAATTATCTACAGTAAGAGTGGATACTTTACCATCGATATTCCAGTCTAGCAGACACTCCATCAATGCGGCTGACAGGACTTCAGCCGTGTGACATGGCACATACATAAAcctaatacaaaataaaattcaGATGGTTGATTAGACCGTACTACGTAGCAACTAGTAATTGATCAGTAACAAAATTAATGGTAGTGATTTTTCATTTATGACGTGCATATCCAATGCCTGAAATCATTAAATGAATACATGTACCTGATAATTCGGCTTTGCAAGATCCACGATTCATCGATGAAATGAGCCGTAATAACCATGTATCCTTTCTTTTGCTTACTAGTCCACATATCAGTAGTCAACGCAATTTTACCTTGATGTTTTGTAGCACCTCCattattttagttttttcttcatcataGATTTTAAGGATATCCATTTTAATTGTGCTCCGAGATACCACCTTAAACAACGGTTGAAGCGTATTTGAATATCGTCTAAATCCGACATGTTCAACGATGGAAAGAGGATACCCGTGTATGATTATCATATAAGCAAGTTCCTTCCTAGCGAACGATTGATCAAAACTGTACGTGTTAAGCTGACTTCTTTTGTTACTTTTTTTACTCGGAGTGATTATTGATTGTCTTATGTCTTGTTGTTTACGTCGAGGACATCTTTTCATGTGTGCGTGTAGATGCTTAGTCCCATTTGTGCTTTTTCCTCCTAATGGTTTATGACAATATTTGAAAACTGCTTTGTCTTCCcccttttatctttttcttttcaaagtggtTCCACACTATGGatcttttcttccctgaaactatAGCAATTTCACCTTCGGCATTATCACAATCACCTGTAATGTTTGCCTCGGCAGTTTCACCATGGTCATCATCCATTGGTGAACTTGGAATTGTCTCGACATGGTGTTCAGACTGTTCGGATTCACCTCGTGTGGATATAGTTGTCATTTTGGGATCACTGTATAATATACacataaaataatataatatatatcATAAAGAAAgcttaaataatataatataatcaatacaataattaaatagtataatataatataatttcttagtttttttttttttcttagtttaaatataatataaataattaatgatatcttatacttttacgttttcttttataatataatataatataatttcttagtttaaatataatataaataattaatgatatcttatacttttaccttttcttttataatataatttcttagtttaaatataatataaataattaatgatatcttatacttttactttttcttttataatataatataatataatattttagtttaaatataatataaataattaataaaaatataaaatcctaaaataggaacgtacggggcgggtatggggcggggacctagAATCCCATCCCCGCCCCATCCCCGTTTCACTAATTTCGGGTATTACGCATACCCAACCCCAACCCCGTTTgtacgggtaaaaccctacccaataggggcgggtacccacgaggatgggtttgggtggggcaaatgacCATCCCTATGGATAACACACCCCGTCACCACATAACCATGAAATTTAAAAGAGAAGTAAGATATTTCGATATATTCCTTAAGAATCTaatacttcaaaaaaaataaaacaataatctAATACTTCAAAGCCAGAACATAACATCTGGGAGATGAAATGCTATTCAACAGGTCGAGAAGCTTCTTCTGAAGTCGAAAAACGCTCCCTAGAAATTGGTTAATTTAGTTTCCCAGCTGTAAATTAGTCTACAAATCTACTTGGGAATTTGTTTCACTAAATCCTAATGCCCGCTAATGCTTTCCCCTTATATTTTTTCTCTTGCGCTATATCCCCCACATATGTACCAGATTTGAGTGAAACTAAATTCTTTATATAAGTCTCCACTTCAAATACCCCTGAAAAGCCATTCTTACTATGCTTTAGAATCTTAGTTGCTCTATCCTTTGGGTTATACACAACCAAAGCCTCCTCACCAGCCAAATTAGAAACCTCGTGCTGTTTAATTTTCAGTAGAATCTCGCCGTTTTTTAAATACTCCATCTTCCTCAAGTACTGAACTGactgaacaaacttaacatcaaTGAGGGTGGGAATCTTATAGAGTGTCTTCCAAGATTTTCTCACTCCATAATCCTTCATCATCCACACTTCATAACCATCCATATGACTATTACAAAGCATGCCTAGGCACTTATCCAACAAACTGACATATCTAGCACCAAAATTTCCAACATCCAAGTTTTCTGGTTGTGGGATCTCTTGAACACTCTCATTTCCAAGATCCAGAGCAATTAAAACTTTGCGGCTGTTTCCTGAATAAGATTTTGCAatccaatgaagagctccattacAGAACACCCCCGGTGCTGATACACTTGGTCCGTTAGAAATTGTATAAGGAATATGCTGGATACGTTTCCAAGTATCTGATTTCAATGAATAGACATCGACTTCAGACTTTCCTTGAGATGAATTAGAACGACCCACAATTCTTACATACTTGTAGTCTTGACTTAATGCATCATAACCAAACCCATATTCAAAGCTAATGTATCCAGGAAAAGATGCGGATCGAAATCCATCTGATAGTTTTTTTGACCTTGGGTAACAAACCAATGACTTGAGAAAACCAATCCATTGCAAGAACCCGATATTTTTAACTGCTGTATCATACTCTTGAGTGGATAACGAATTTCCTTAATAGGAGGATTATCAGTATCTGATAATGATGATGACGAACTATAATCTAAAGAGTATAGATTTTTGTCATATTTTAAAAGGAAATTGAACTTATTATTgataaagttagggtttctgaatatGATGTTCCATTTCTTACAGACACACCTAAAATTTAAGAGAGATTCTACAGGAAACTTGCGTAGAATTTCGAGGATGAGTTCTTCAGGAAGGACAGGAAGTTCATCGACGTCTCCTATAGGTCTCGGCATTCGTTGCTGAGGTTTCTTATTATTCCTCTTCTTAGTTTTCTTCCAGTTCAGTAGCACAAAACGAGTAGTTAGAATTTGTTCGCTCAACTTCATTAGGCTTGAATCGCTGTAAGGTTTCTACACTTCTCATCAATGGTGGAAGGAAGGGTTATTAAGACTGATAAATTAGCCATTAGGGTTGTTTACGGCGACAAACAAAAGAGCAAATTAATAGCAGATCCATATGAATGTTGTTTTTATATCTCCAGGGAAAATTATTCTCAACCGCTATGTTTTTTTGTGCGGCCCATCTCAGTCCACTTGCccatccatccctaacaaaaaaaatTTTGTTCTAAACAAAGAGATTTTGATCATGAATAAATGTTGTTAttagttttttttctctctctctttttctttgtaGATGAAGGCCTTCAACAAGGCTAATGATCCCCCTCAATAACGGCAACATCCAGATTGGGGGTACAGGGTAGACTTATGTTTTTTTCCCCATTGAGCTAGCTCATGTGCAATAGGATTACATACTCTAGGTTGAAAAGAGAAAATACAAGCTTTTAAACCCGAAGCAAACATCTTAATGTTTCTAAAATTAACATCTGTCCTAGAATCACCATCAAACTGTCTAGAAGAATAACGATTGATGATATCTTGAGCGTCACTCTCTATAATGATGTGAGGAAGATTTTGCTCCACTGCTTTTTTTAACACCGCCCAGATAGCTCTAGCTTCAGCCTCTTCAACAGATTCCACTTCAAAAACCATAACAACACAAAAAGAAGCTTTACTTATGAAGTCTCTCATCAAATAGCCTGCTCCATTTTTCAAAGAAGAATCATTAAAGGCACCATCAATATTGCATTTTATCCATCCAGAAGATGGCGGCATCCATTTATCCAGCAAACCAGTAGATATGGAAGAGCTAATAGGTATTCTGGGTTTTCTGGTTAACAACATATCTCTAGCTCGGTTTACAATAGCTAAATGGGATTCATTAGTGTTCTAGAAAACTAACAAATTTCTACTGCTCCACAGGGTCCATACAATAATAACAAACAAACATTGAGATTCATCAGGCAACTTAGAATTAAGATCAATTAACCAGAACATCAACTACTCAATAAATTTATTGTTACTAAAAGCCTTGGCATTAACACACAAGGAAGATAAAAACCAAACTCGACTAGAAAAAGAGCATAAGACCAAAGCATGCATGGATGACTCATTAGAATGAATAAAAAATGTGGTAGGTATAACATTTCTAGCAGCTTTCCATGTAAAAGTTTGAATTCTATGAGGTACTATAATTTTCCAAATGCGCTTCCAAAGTTTACAACTAGGGGATGATCTAATCCTCTTATTCCCAAGTAGGCAGATTTAGAGGTAAATATGCCATCCTTTGAAAGATCCCAAaccctcctatcaggagtgcatAAATGGATTAAGGGAATGGTGATGATCTTCTCAACGGAAGCATCATCAAAATGGGTATTCAGTCTACTAATGTCCCAAGTTCTATTACTGGGAAATGAAGTAAGAAACTTTAATGCTAGGATTAGGGAGAATACTGGGAAATGAAGTAAGAAACTTTAATGCTAGGATTAGGGAGAATAATAGGATTATGAGTATATTTATCACACCAAGGGTAAATTGACCATCCCCCAAAATCCAGGAGATAAAAGGCTTAATGATCACaatatgtaatactgtgaggctccgtaatgtgtcctatgttgagcacgatacaactaagttgattaatttttgattagcttggttggttgttccgtatggtactttatgttgagcatttgtgaactaaactaatcatcttgtttggttatttagttattgctctgtaagtcctcttatgtcgagcaaaaaaaatgacaattaaattgattacttttgtgattagtttgattgtgtattccaattagattaattacgggttctcttgtaattagtctagttgagcattcatatattccataagttctcttgtgttgagtatatgaacgactatcctaatcattttctaatggttatgttattcatatgttccgtaagttttcttatgttgagcataatcaattaagttgagcacttgttgtgtttaatttgattgtgtattccgattaaattaatcatgggtttacttgtgattagtttaattgagttttttgaatataaaaatcattcttatggttttgttgTCCAATAAAAGTCCTTTGTTTCTCtctaaattaaggtcgctcttgttgttcctttgggaatgacatcaaatgggggagagtaattttgaacttatgcttaatggtcatatcttgaggggtgtgcggatgtggaattttagagggttatcttgtatctttaaattcCTTTATGAATGCtattagtttcggctatatgattgcatctaaataagatgatgtgtgtttctttcttttagtcatgaaatgtctcttatggaaatttcattatgatcccgttcttgtacctttgccaattttattgacaaaaagagggagaattaatatgtagttcacactacaaatacatatggttttcggatcattgtgtaaggggagtggtttccatgatcgagatggagtattgactaagggggagtgatacatatcaccatagtattattgttgaagttgtgatacaattggactttgacactgtgtaataatactatgacactgtataacaatgatcgagactgatgctttctcattgttatagctacggatcttcaacaacggtgatgctaagcttaaaacctttgggatcattgaactacttggaaggacgaagatttcaaggaatgttgaagattacacATGTgggataggagctactaaagtttcattatctttttgtattccatatgttttgatagttttgtcactaaaattgacaaagggggagattgttagagcactactctgtcgaactcgcatgcattgctatatcaagcatgtttgtcaatgttagtgatcaaaactataagtattgatttctagtctattatagataagtctcgcactaggatagtaagtgtagttaaggtcaaggacttcatggcgattcatcatacaagtagaacaaatactcaaggaacctgtggaacttctcgacaaaaaggtatgtgaagaattgaacttatctgtcactcaaaaatctatttattctatctcctacttctttag from Papaver somniferum cultivar HN1 unplaced genomic scaffold, ASM357369v1 unplaced-scaffold_118, whole genome shotgun sequence includes these protein-coding regions:
- the LOC113330521 gene encoding F-box protein CPR1-like, producing the protein MPPSSGWIKCNIDGAFNDSSLKNGAGYLMRDFISKASFCVVMVFEVESVEEAEARAIWAVLKKAVEQNLPHIIIESDAQDIINRYSSRQFDGDSRTDVNFRNIKMFASGLKAYYSSSSSLSDTDNPPIKEIRYPLKSMIQQLKISGSCNGLVFSSHCQDYKYVRIVGRSNSSQGKSEVDVYSLKSDTWKRIQHIPYTISNGPSVSAPGVFCNGALHWIAKSYSGNSRKVLIALDLGNESVQEIPQPENLDVGNFGARYVSLLDKCLGMLCNSHMDGYEVWMMKDYGVRKSWKTLYKIPTLIDVKFVQSVQYLRKMEYLKNGEILLKIKQHEVSNLAGEEALVVYNPKDRATKILKHSKNGFSGVFEVETYIKNLVSLKSGTYVGDIAQEKKYKGKALAGIRI